From one Sulfurimonas sp. HSL-3221 genomic stretch:
- a CDS encoding M16 family metallopeptidase: protein MAETTVEQVEVNGIKVPMIFEHDSRLPIVSMQLVFRQSGSIEDGALAGLAKVSASMLNEGTQKRGAVGFAEALDARAIHLSVHAGTETMVFEMGSLKEEFGEAVGLLEELLTAPNLSKEALQKVKTTMVGALSRKENDFDYVANRELRAMLFTDTPLASPASGTVESVKAMELKTVKAFVENHLQASRAIVVIGGDISKTAAEDAARRLLSTLPKGALESLGYYPASAAAQTEQFKRKTEQAYVYFGAPFDMKVGDAEHYISRVAMFILGSGGFGSRMMEEVRVKRGLAYSAYCRANIARSNSYFFGYLQTKIASQKEALETVREVIDTFIEKGATQEELDQAKRFLLGSEPLRVETLSQRLSRTFLEYYKGEGIGSSARELEQIEGLDLATLNAFIKKHKEIEKLTFAIVTEE, encoded by the coding sequence ATGGCTGAAACGACGGTGGAACAGGTAGAAGTAAACGGCATCAAAGTGCCGATGATATTTGAGCACGATTCCCGGTTACCGATCGTCTCCATGCAGTTGGTCTTCCGCCAGAGCGGTTCGATCGAGGACGGTGCGCTTGCGGGGCTGGCGAAGGTGAGTGCCTCAATGCTCAACGAAGGGACCCAAAAACGCGGCGCCGTCGGTTTTGCCGAGGCGCTCGACGCACGCGCCATCCATCTCAGCGTGCATGCCGGGACGGAGACGATGGTCTTTGAAATGGGCTCGCTCAAAGAGGAGTTCGGTGAAGCGGTCGGTCTGCTCGAAGAGCTGCTTACCGCTCCGAACCTCAGTAAAGAGGCTCTTCAGAAGGTGAAGACAACCATGGTCGGCGCGCTGAGCCGCAAAGAGAATGATTTCGACTATGTCGCCAACCGCGAACTGAGGGCAATGCTCTTCACCGATACGCCGCTGGCGTCCCCGGCGTCCGGGACGGTTGAAAGCGTCAAGGCGATGGAACTCAAAACGGTCAAAGCCTTTGTCGAAAATCACCTCCAGGCCTCTCGGGCCATTGTCGTCATCGGCGGCGATATCTCCAAAACGGCTGCAGAGGATGCCGCGCGCCGGCTGCTCAGTACCTTGCCGAAAGGGGCGTTGGAGAGCCTGGGGTACTACCCGGCCAGCGCGGCGGCACAGACGGAGCAGTTCAAGCGAAAAACGGAACAGGCCTATGTTTATTTCGGCGCTCCTTTTGATATGAAGGTAGGTGACGCCGAGCACTATATCAGCCGCGTGGCCATGTTTATTCTCGGCAGCGGGGGCTTCGGCAGTCGTATGATGGAGGAGGTCCGCGTCAAGCGCGGCCTGGCATACTCTGCCTACTGCCGTGCGAATATCGCCCGTTCCAACAGCTACTTCTTCGGCTACCTCCAGACGAAGATCGCTTCTCAAAAGGAGGCCCTTGAAACCGTGCGCGAAGTGATCGACACGTTTATAGAGAAGGGCGCGACCCAGGAGGAGCTTGACCAGGCGAAGCGTTTCCTGCTCGGTTCCGAACCGTTGCGGGTCGAGACCCTTTCCCAGCGCCTTTCGCGTACATTCCTGGAGTATTACAAAGGAGAGGGGATCGGTTCGTCTGCTCGTGAACTGGAACAGATCGAGGGACTTGATCTTGCCACCCTCAATGCGTTCATCAAAAAGCATAAAGAGATCGAGAAACTGACCTTCGCGATTGTGACGGAGGAGTAA